The genomic segment GATGTTGTTGAATCTATAATTGAAGGCGTCATGGTATGTTAATCTCTCTACactaaaattaaatatcaattaTAGATTTACTTAGTAATCgaaaacttttcattttttctcttTCACTCCGCCTTAAcccaaataaaaatattcaatttttcttaACAATCATAGATTGACATAGTGATTAAAGGATTTTCTTTTCATCCTTATGACATGAGTTCGTTTTTGACTCCTATATGAATGATTAATTGTTTAGTTTCCTATTTTATACCGGTAAGGCTGTAATCTATAGGGAAGTTTCTGACCATACCcctaaattaaaagaaaaaatctgtatttttatttgtaaattacAATTTGTCTAATTTTGTtgacaatcataaatttacttAATGGTTGaacacttttcttttttttctttcactttGCTCTAACCCGAATAAAAAACTATCAATTTTTATTGACAATCACGGATTGACATAATGACTATGTAATCACAGgactttcttttcatttttatgACATGAAATCGTTTCTAATTCTACGTACTCTAATGATTAATCGATTAATTCCCATTTGCGCACCAATAACCTATAGGGCATTTTCTGACCATACacctaaattaaaaaaaaattgtttttatttctaatttacAATTGATCTAATTTTGTTCgttcatttttattaaaaatgtgAAGAGGATCATACAAATTGGAGCAAGAAAGATAATTGTGCCAGGAATATTTCCTCTCGGATATTTCCCAGCTTATACCACAGCATTCCGAGCAAACAACTCTGCAAACTACAGAGAACacattttattgaataaaatgtCAGTCTTACACAATCATGAGTTACAAAAGAGGCTCCGATTGCTGAATCAAGATTATAGGAATATTACCATTCTCTATGCTGATTATTACAATGTTTTTATGCGGCTTGTTCATAATGCTACTCATTTTGGTGCGTCTTCTCTCTTTATAATTAAAACACTTCTTTTAGTGTATGATAATTGGTTGTTGGTCGAAGCTGCTTGGTTGGGTTGATCAGCGGAAAGTTTTACTTATTCCGTTTTCTATTAATGTTATCAAGGAAATGTTCACGATggttaaaaagttaaatattttaaatgatggatatattatttgttaaataataaagttaattgagAAAAAGTGTGAACtataaacatttttaaaaatattaaaataaagtttgtggagaaaaaatcacaattattaaaaactatttaaataaagttagtggaaaacatgtAAAAaccataagcaatataaaatgttaaaataaaattaattgaagaTACATAAGGAacataaacattaataaaatattaaaattaggatGCACAAGGTTAATTATgacaaaaatttattatataaacaaaatactTCTTTAAGGTTATGTTTggaaataagtattttattttaaattgtagatttcaattataaaattataaataaagaatttgagaatgacaacgCGTGGGAAGTCATTCTcaaaattctcaattttaactaACTTTAATACAATGGTAGAATTGATACAAATCCAAATTTGGTGTTTATTGATTTATCAAACACTAAATTTAAGTGAATTCTAGATTTCCACATGAAATATCATTCCCAAAAATTGCATAAgggaataataaataataaggcatataaaatgacaaatgaaaacatCATTTAGTAACAGAGTGGGTAGTTGAAAATTCAACTGTTTAAACCAGATTTTTGATAATAAGTAGTTGTTGGTTTGGATCAAATCTAGGCCCAATAAAAAGGTAGTGATTAGAGTCTTTTGATTTTGACTTAAAAGATAACataaaagtcatttatcaaatatatttttcttaaattgacCAATAAAAAAAAGCCGAAACCAACAAGAGTCAATTGTCAAATATGCACTTTATATGGCTTTCGTCTTGAAGGGGTTTGGAACATTAGATATACGTAATCTTATTCTTATCTTTATTGGTTTGTCTATTGATATTTGTTAGGGTTCAATGGCACATCTGACGTACGGAAAGCATGTTGTGGAGTTGGCGGAAGATTAAGCTTTAATTTGAGTAGGCTGTGTGGAGCAAGGGGAGTTCCAGTTTGTGCAAACCCAGATGAATATATCATCTGGGATGGAATTAATTTGACTCAAAGAGCATATAGAATTTTGGCGCGATGGTTCTTCCGCAGTACAATCTCTCATTTAATTCAGTCATCATACTGACATTAATCAACGTCCTTTTCTTCTATTTGTTGAGAATTTAGGAATAATATTAGTCTTATTATcatctttgatgaagtgattTACATGTAATTAGTATAAAAATTCGTACAATGTATGAAGtttttagtataatattaattttaattgtaaatttatgattaagatgcaatattgaattataataatttaaaggaAAATTCTATATAGTAGTATCCAACTTTCATAAAATATCAGTTAtagtatttttgtaagatttttttcacatggtagcatccagtttatgcactatctatcTGCCGtagtattttccgttaaattcttgttaatttttgtttaattcaccattttgtaagattttttcacatggtagcatccagtttatgctctcaaatgtttaattcaccattatGTTGTTAGTGCTTGAAATGCACCTTTGAACTTTGATAATAGTAGTTAAAAACATATGTATCGGTgcttgaaatgcaccttttgaactttataatcctTATTAAGtacatatgtattagtgcttggaatGCACCGTTTAAActtatgaaatgcaccttttTGAATAGAGCGctgatgaattaaacgttaaaatggtgaattaaatatcatgtggaaaaatcttataaaatggtgaattaaacggaaattgacaagaatatAACGAAAAATGCTATGAGAGTTAAATAGTGCATTAgctagatgctaccatgtggtaAAATCTtgcaaaagtgctaccactagcgtttcatgaaaattggatgctaccatgtggaatttccctaatttaaataaaatgttgatttgtaaaaaaaactcaACAATGGTTGCCTGTACGGTTAATTTTAAGTCGAATGTGGAGGAGTGGTGATTATCTTTCACACTATGAACTTTAGAAAGAGTCCTAAAGGGATGAGGATCAGAGCTGAATGGGAATGTGTTTCTGAATGCCTCTTTTGAGAGCAAAAAGCAAAACGAGCATtaggtaaatataatttgaaaaataagctTCTAGCAAAGTCGTTATTATAGACAGCGACTTTAAACCCATATAAGCTATAAAGGTCGATTTCTAGGCTCACAGGGTCAATCGCAAGCATGGACATCGACTTGGACTTGCTATGCTCAAGACATGCTTGCAAAATACATTCACACATTAATTTAAGCCCTATTAGAGTTGTTTATACGCATTATAATCCATTGAAAAATGTTGTTTGCATGAGCAAATTAGTTCCTCCGTAATTTATGCTTCATGTAATTCCTATGCTTGCTCAAACAAACATAACCCTAGCTCTAAtactataaattattaacataccaaacactttttattgcaatatctaaaattaatccATACAAAAATGGATGCACTTCTACAATTGGATCACTATAATTTCTCTTGGATCATAGAAATAATCCTAAATTCATCATCCCACATAAAATTCATCCTTACTATTACCCTTATCATTTCCTTTATCTCCCTTACACGAAAACGAACTCACATATACCTCATTGATTTTGCGTGCTTCCAACCACCCGCCTTCCATCGGATTTCCATAGGTGCATTCATAGAACACTCGTTCCTACGAGGAAAACACACGAAAACATCCGACACACACGAGTTCGAAAAGAAAGTAACGCTAAGATCAGGAATGGGAAATGAGACATATGCCCCTGTTGGAATGGATTTCATTCCTTCTGAGGGGTGTTTAAAACGAGCTACCGATGAAGGGCAACTTGTTTTATTCACAATTGTTGAAAATCTCTTAACAAAACATAAGATCAATCcaaaaaatattgatattttaGTGACTAATTGTGGGATTAATTGTCCAATTCCTTCAGTAGCTTCTGTTGTAATTAATAGATTTGGACTTAGGAGTAATGTGAGAAGTTATCATTTATCAGGAATGGGGTGTAGTGCTGGGATTTTAGCTATTAGTTTGGCAAAAGATTTGCTTAATGTTCATAAGAATTGTTTAGCATTAGTGCTTAGTAGTGAGATAATTTGTTCTAATGTTTATCATGGGAAGCAAAAGTCTATGCTTCTTGCTAATTGTTTATTTAGGATGGGTGGTGCTGGTGTTTTGCTCTCTAATAGGAAAGTTGATAGAAATGCGGCTAAGTATGAGCTTCAACATATTGTTCGAACCCATCTTGGTGCCCAAGATGATGCTTATGGGTATGCATATATTATATCATTTTACGGTATATATagtcataatcataatcatagtcatagtcatatcgctattttactcatttatacatttttacctttcttttcttattttatttatttttatttttatttttatttatttattttttatttctttctttatatgtttttatttttattttatctttatttttattttgagtttaaTGTTTATTGTTAATGGCCATCGTGTGTGTAAGTTGCAGGCTTTCCGAATAATTGCAGTTTCTGACGCTCTTTGAAGAGTTTCcttgagccgagggactctttgacctcATTCTCccttatgggtatgagttgccgttgTCCTTCCTTCTCCAGACCATAATCATAGTTttcctatgagcgggatacactagatatgatgataataatgataatgatgatagtTATAGTCATAGTCATCAACCCAGTATTCCGTACAAGTTAGGGTAGCGGACAGATCATACTCATACTCATACTCTAAGGAGAAATATGCACGCTCCATTTTACATTATACATCTATTTATGTAGAGGTGTCATTAGGGATGGGCATGGATCTTAAATCCTAATGGTCTAGACCCAATTCGACATTGGATCCACCTATTTTTGGACTAATAGGTTTCGAGTCGGATCAGAGTCCATGATCTTAGGGTTCAGGTCTAGATCCGAGTCCACTCTTTTTGAGACCCAAATCCGACCCATATTGTTCAGTGTAATGATCTTAGGGTTCGAATATGCGTCCATGATCTTAGGGTCTGTATCACGTATCAAATGTATGAGCAAAGTGAGCAATTATTCAGCTTCTAAATTTGAAGGAGCATTAGcttcatatatttttatgttgttttgATAATAATGATGTccttgataaaaataaaaatattaataataaagtattttaaattaaaatttaaactagTTATTGGAAATATAAGAAGCAACTCAGCCAATAGCTTAACAGCTTAAGTTAATGATTTTAGCCTTAAGATGCGATGTATACTCTATCACGCCCCTTTTCACAATAACCCTTTAGGTTGAAAGTGTAGATACAACTCACGTCCTCCTCATACATCCGTCCACATAGCACTAGATATTTCATTAGATTGAAATTGTGAGGGGTGGATCAGATGAGCAATTCAAACTCATGAACTTCTGTTATGTTGACTTTTGGTATTATTCCAAAgaatcaactaaaaaaaatttaagctgatgCTAGCTAGTagtccaaaatatgttatatactcttatCAAATTGCATTGtaaatttattgaataaaattaatttgctaCATTTACAGATGTGTGTACCAAAAAGCTGATGAGGAAGGCAATGAAGGGATTAGTCTCTCCAGGTCAATAGTTCATGTAGCAGGAAAAGCATTGGAAAGCAACCTAACAACCCTTGGGCCTTTAGTGTTACCTTACTCAGAACAATTCCGATTCGGCATTCATTTCTTGAAGAACAAGTTAACTAAGATCAAATTAAGTCCCTTTGTCCCAAAATTTAAAAAGGCATTTGATCATTTTTGCATCCATGCAGGAGGGAAAGCGGTGATCGAATCGATAAAAAAGAGTTTGAGTTTAAGTGATAGAGATGTAGAAGCATCTAAGATGACACTATATAGGTATGGTAACACTTCATCATCCTCAACTTGGTATTCTTTATGCTATCTTGAAGCTAAAGGGAGAATTAAGAAGGGTGATAAGGTTTTTCAATTGTGTTTTGGGAGTGGATTTAAATGTAATAGTGCTGTTTGGAAGTGTATTTCTAAGAATGTTAGTAAGGATGTTTCTAATGCATGGTCTGATAGGATAAATAGGTATCCTGTTGATGTGCCTGAAGTTATTGAACATTGAACATAAATGTAAGAGAAGATGCTTGTTTGGAGTAGTTTTGTTATGTATAGATAGTGTTGTAACAAATCTAAACGCTATTAACATGAACACAAGTGATGAACTTGATTAAAACAATGCAACTTCAAACATTTCTATTAGGCTTGTTAAAAACTAACTTGACCTGCTAATCTAATCTACGTCTAATCTAAAATACGTGTGTTTGGGTTGAGATTTATTGCCCAATTAAGTAAATGGGTTGATCCGACTTCATCTATTTATTTGTGttaaggttaaaattttaaacttaaaaaaaaaaaattatatgactCAATTAATTTAGAGATTTGAGACTTGGTTGCATGCAATAGGAAAATTGGCTTGGCACATCTCATTCACACGTGAAGGATAAACTTAATGCTCCGATTACTTCAAGTAGGACATATAATAATGTATGCTCTATGAAGGATAAACTTATTGTTGGGTTCAAGAACTcctattcttttattttaaaatcatctATAAAGAATTGGTTGGCTCAAATTTTATTGCTAGATGGAGCAAGCTTTCTTGGCATAGGCAATTCGTCCCAAGAGGAAATTTATTGTATGGCTAGTTATCATTTTTTGTGGTAATGTTGTCGTTGATACCTATTATTTATGTGGCAGTGCATCTGAATATCTGCTGCAATCCTTGATCGTATTGCTACTAGGAAATGAAAATGCTTTGCACTTAGAAGGAAGATTATAATTACAAAAAGTGTAGTCTTACCTATTATTTAATGTGCTAGAAATGAGGTCATACGGTATTCTAAAACTGCCTCTGCTGATAACGTGATGAAAACAATAAAAAGTGAAACTCTCGTATCTTAACCATTCTTGTCAAAGGTCTCTGTCTTGAATCTTCTTGATTTGAAAACatttttgatatatttgatGTATAACTTTTATGTTTGTACTAGTATACAAACTCGTGCAACATACGAAGTTATTAGTATAAaagtatacataaatataaattttaaatagagaTGTAATTACATATTATCAGTATAAAATTATGTTAAACAATATGTCGACTACGTCCATAGGCATGGGGTACTTGAGTTAGGCTGATTGTTTCCTCATTGTTGGAGTGTACTTCTTTAGTTGGTCAtatatcatcatcttcttcattgttcatattcatgcagttcaaaaaaaaaagagagagagagaaaaactCTCTTGGTTTGTCATATATTACCATCTTTAAATTATTCATATTCATgcagttaaaaaaaaaatggtgtgGCTGTGAGTTTATGAATAAAATGGTTTAGCAATTGGGAgtagtttcaaaaaaaaaaataaaaataaaaataaaaaaaaaataaataaaaatataaaaataaaaaataaaaattttatttacatcttttaatttgttgtacTTTTTCGCCTTTACAAGTTGTACATCTCTAATAACTTGATGATGATATGACGGTACTTTCCATTAGTTGGGTTGGTTCGGTAGTTATGAGTTGAAGTTATTTGGAGTTGTTTTTAGCCTCATCTTTAGGCTACGTTACTTTTTTAGATTATGCTCCCCTAAAATAGACTTCCAGCTCGCATACTTTCAAAATTTTATCCTACCTTTGACCCACACCCCATTACAAGCTCAATAAAGACCTTCTTGATAATCATGCAGTTATATGTGCTTCCTCGATTTAATATCTTGCCAAGATTTGAGAGTATGTGCCGCATTTCTAGTCGACTTTTATAGGTCGAGTGATATTATTTTCCCCTTTAAACACATGAGTGTTGTTGAGATGGGAGGGTGCCTTATTAGCATTTTAGGCTAcaaaaattaattcatatgcACATCTTTTGCATATTTGTGGGCGGAGAGCGATCGAGTACATTTTATACTCGCCACAAATAGAGGAGTGTCACCCGTGAGAACTCTTTCCTTGATTCCTCGTTATTCCTTAGTGATAAGGCTTGAATTTGCTTGTATGATATTTTACTCTTGGATAGGTATTGAATTATTTGAATGCTTTGATTGAGAGGATGTGATCACAAGTGTTTTGCGATGTTGCTTTTATAGGATGAAGCATACTTTTATTCTTAGAACATTGTCTTGTTTACTTGAGGACAAGCAAAAGTTCGGCTCGGGGGAGTTTGATGTGTGTGTTTTATATActattttctaccatgcccccattgcattttcatagcatttctcgcgtattttgctcaattttctattggtttttatgcttggttggagtgtttgtttcctatctattttgtaggtacaaatAGGGATGaaggcggggcggggatgggtcccggtttgatgggtcatggggcgggtacgggtataaaattcatacccaccgcggggatggggatggggatgggttttaggtgatacccgccccatccccgccccgccccgccccaccCCGCCCCACCCGCCCCGTCTCacgaaatgtacaaattttgagaattggaataccctaaattatttttcaaatttctgaaaaccttgaattattttcaaatttttttaaaaactttaaaaaccccgTTTGATGTGATCTTAAGTGTGAAGGTAGATGGATTAAAAGGATTATATTGTGTGATCTTCAGTTTGGATACTTGTATACTGATCTTCAGTATTGTGGTCTTCAACTAGATGTGATCTTCAgtttttaatttgtgtaataTTTGTATACTGATGGTTACTGATGCCTATAATTAAGTTTGGATATAAATTTATGTATTGTGGGtgattatattgttattaatttcatattttcatgatgcttcatttaCTCACAAGGTTTTTGGTAAAatgtttgttttgtaatttgatCGGATCTCTGGTTTCGtcaataatatttcattattcTGATATTTTTAGCGGTTCATTTAGTTGAATTAATGAGtgttaataaaaacataatgtGATTCAGCCATGAATACTACTTCATAAGGTCTAAGATCATGTTTTTTAGAGTAAGgtttataatcatgttttttctattttttatccttttttctcaataaaatttgtttatattcattACGAGTTGTGTAGAGGTAGGCGATATTAAGTGATGATTAGACggggatttgaaaataaatatgtgacacagatgggtattaagcggggatttgacgggtggtgggacGGGTAAAATGgatattagacggggatggatacccagatggggatggggatggggatggtattgggtacaaacccatcggggtggggacggggaaaaaaattatacccgccgcggggatggggattgatttaccagatggggatggggatggtaacgccaatacccgccccgccccgccccgccccgtttgcatccctaggtacaaagctctaattatgctaggaatcgactcttggagcgagatttgcaagttggaaggacataagctactcaaagggtcatttttatgctgaccaggtctcatacccgggtgggtttccacatacccgaccgggtttgcacTTGGCACTTAGAAGAATTCGAAGATGCCATTTGGAAGAAAAAGATGCCACTcgcacccgggtgggtttccacatacccggccgggtgagcctctcatacccgggtgggtttccacatatccggccgggtgagcctctcatacccgaaTGGGTTTTCACATACCCGGCCAGGCTTCCATTGAAGATCAAAATGCTCTGCTGCgcacccgggcgggtttcctcttacccgaccgggtttactcctgaacttagaaaatttttggtcTTGAAGAATTAGTTATGCTTCGCACCCacccgggtttccacatacccggccgggtctccacatacccggccgggtcctGCAGTTATTTTTGATAGTAACTTTCCATATCCTCCGATCTCTTTTAaggaggatataaatagcttttgagggGAATTTTTGAGACAGTTTTTTTTTTGGACGGTTTTGAGGGTTTGGCATTGACGTGATTTCTCATATTACTTGCCATgggggattgttaatcaacacttggacattgtaattttaattatattgaaggtattagtttcaattcgaatttcttgttcttgtttattattgttatcctTGAATGCTtatttctccattaaatttgaatttgattttctccatgaatttcattgttgaatctcttgttagttttaatatgcttagtgagtagttttatttctagggcttggtgaaactatgcaaaaggtcatgattcttgtttgattttaggatttaaacttggtttgtctaggtgattcaattgatgggtcttagattgattgcatgtttggccaatttgcaaattttattcgctcaattctataagcgagagttgcgagtttgagtgaacgatttccttctttgaacaattaagctttaatcgcaatagcttgttttattgtttgattgtcgaagttgtttgcgagagcaacaccttccttcgcctatattcattcctatcccaattgttgttcatgaatcatgattgaTGTATAGTAAATCCgtttagccctaggtttttaattattgaatttcatTCATTTCTTGTCTTTGCATTctacttagataaacaaaaatccaactTTTGATCGTTAGTaatggtgaacttggttcaatttgtgactttatttgtccttccacagtggttcgaccctactttcccaactatactagttaggtgaaatatgaattatttttggtagtaaaacgacctatcatatatatatataagattaataaatttttatttaaataattaataaaccgTGCTTGACATACAAGAATGTATCTAGTAAAttctaaatacaaaataaaaattgatttgcTGAATTTGACCAAcccttttttttgaaattatttgaccaacaattaataatacgattaaaaaaattacataaataaatgtCAAGACGGTCGTTAATTTTGACTGTCTTTCTCTAATTTTTCGTTCAATCTAGGTACTCTCCTCCTCCACAGCTTCACCACACACATTATTCCCAATTTGGaatttccaatttttttaattccttTTCTTTCACAATTTTGTTTGCACACAAATAATTTGtgaattgatatatatatttcagaattactgtttaatttaatatcatttaaaTTCAATTGGATGTGAAGAATCGAATCTTTTTATAATCGAATTAGGGTTTTTATTAATTGAGCtggaaacaaattaaattataacAATATTATGGGATTTGATGAGTCTGAAATAATTGACGATGATGGTGGTGGAGGAAAAAGTTTGAGAAAATCAAATGTAGCTTGCTCAATTTGTCTTGAATTTGTCACCGATAATGGTGATAGATCTTGGGCTAAGCTTCAATGTGGTCATGAATTTCATCTTGGTACGTTTTTTTCAACTTATTTGAAATGTCAATTTTAGCTTTTAATTCTATCATTTTGTtcgatttgataattttttgtaGGAAATTGTTGAAGGATTATGTTAGTTTATGTAATGTAGTATTGAAATAACTTCTTGTGTTAGAAATTAGGAGCATTAGTGGTTGGGGTGATCATTATATGAAAGTGTAGCTGGCACTAttggatttatttatttctacatAAATTCCAAGAGTTTGATAGGAGCAATGTAGAtgtgaaaaataataaatcccATGACTTATTTGAATGTGACCTTGATTC from the Amaranthus tricolor cultivar Red isolate AtriRed21 chromosome 12, ASM2621246v1, whole genome shotgun sequence genome contains:
- the LOC130828782 gene encoding 3-ketoacyl-CoA synthase 7-like translates to MDALLQLDHYNFSWIIEIILNSSSHIKFILTITLIISFISLTRKRTHIYLIDFACFQPPAFHRISIGAFIEHSFLRGKHTKTSDTHEFEKKVTLRSGMGNETYAPVGMDFIPSEGCLKRATDEGQLVLFTIVENLLTKHKINPKNIDILVTNCGINCPIPSVASVVINRFGLRSNVRSYHLSGMGCSAGILAISLAKDLLNVHKNCLALVLSSEIICSNVYHGKQKSMLLANCLFRMGGAGVLLSNRKVDRNAAKYELQHIVRTHLGAQDDAYGCVYQKADEEGNEGISLSRSIVHVAGKALESNLTTLGPLVLPYSEQFRFGIHFLKNKLTKIKLSPFVPKFKKAFDHFCIHAGGKAVIESIKKSLSLSDRDVEASKMTLYRYGNTSSSSTWYSLCYLEAKGRIKKGDKVFQLCFGSGFKCNSAVWKCISKNVSKDVSNAWSDRINRYPVDVPEVIEH